DNA sequence from the Sulfurimonas sp. HSL3-1 genome:
AGCCGTAGAGCAGGATCAGCTCCCCGCGGAAGCGGCGGTGCTTGCGGTAGAGCCAGATGATGGCGAAAACGACGACGCCCTCCAGTACCGCTTCATAGAGCTGCGACGGGTGGCGCAGCGCCCCGTGGACGTAGATCCCCCAGGGCACATCGGTCACACGGCCGATAAGCTCCTGGTTGAGGAAGTTGCCGATCCGCCCGAAGACGTACCCCATGGGGACGGCGACGGCGACAATGTCCATCAGCAGGCCGAAATGGATGTGGTGGCGCTTGCTGAAGAGGGCCGAAGCGATGAAGAAGCCGATGACCGCCCCGTGATAGCTCATCCCTCTGATACCGACGAACTCGCCGTTTTTAAACGGGTTGAAGATCTGCCACGGGTGCATCAGATAGTAGGCCGTATCGGGATCGTAGAAAAGGATGTATCCCAGCCGCGCCCCGAGGATGACACCGATCTCGACCCAGATGAAGTAGGCGTCCAGCGTCAGCGTGTCGACGGGGACCCTGTCGCGGCGCACGTACCATTTCGCCCCGTAGAGTGCGGCGAGCAGCGCCAGGACGTACATCAATCCGTACCAGTGTACCGGCAGGCCGAAAAGCGAAAAGGCGACGGGATTGAAATGTTCGTAAATGTGGTTCCAGTACTCCATGGCGGCTCTTTCAGTGAATTGGACGCAAGTATAACCAACTATATTTACAGATAGTAACTCAGCGAGGTCTTCCCGAACTTCTTGCGTTTTTGCAGGCTATAAGACCCGATCGCGTCGGGCAGCTCGAGCCCGCTCATATGCTCGATGGTGATGAGGCGTACCGCTTCGCGGGGCAGCTTCGCGATCAACGAGAGCATATTGTCGTAGATATCCTCATGCCCCTCCCGGATGGAGAAGGGGGGATCGATAAAGAAATAGGCGGGCTCGCCGAGCTGCTTGAGACGTGCCAGCGTCTGGGCGATCGTCTCGAAGGTGTCGCCGGCGATCACCTCGCAGGCCGCGGGGTCGGTCTGGGCGATATTGCCCCGCAGCACCTTCAGCGCGTCGCGGTCGCGCTCCATGAAAATGATGCGTTTCGCCCCCCGGCTGAGCGCCTCGAGGCCGATGGAACCGCTGCCGGAAAAGAGCTCGACGAGGACGCTGTCCATAATCTCGAACTGCAGGGTATTGAAATAGGACTCCAGCACGATCCCCTTGGAGCTGCGCGTCGTCGTTTTGGAGGGCAGCTTCAACAGTTTCCCCTTGTATTTTCCTGCCACGATCTTCTTTGTCAGCGGTTTCATCCTCGCACCTCGTTCATGTAATATTCTATGCTGTAGCGCAGATCCTCGTCCAGGTCCGGGAGGCTGCGGAGCATCCACTCCAGGTAACCCGGGTCGCGGCGGGCGACATCTTCGATGAATTTGCCGCCGTACTTCCCGAAAGTGAGCTTGTGCACCAGCGCCTGCTCCGTCGTCAGCGCCATCAGCCGCTCGTTGTCGGCCATGGCTGCCAGGTAGCGGTGCAGCAGCAGGGTATGCAGGGCGTCGCTGAGCGCATGGTGGGCGCTCAGGGGAATCCCCAGTTCGTCGGCGAGAGCCTGCTCCTCGCGGTAGAGCCGCAGCTCGTAGCGCAGGTACTGCAGGGAGAAGTGCTCGATATCGCCGCCGAGCAGGTGCTTGACGCACTTGAGCGTATCGATCATCCCTCCCTGCCAGGTGATCCCCTCTTTGGCAAGCATGTCCAGGTCAAACGCCAGGTTGTGGCCGACGAGGACCGTTTCGGGGGTATTGAGTACTTCAAGCCGCTTTGCCGCGCCGGTCGCGTCGAACTCCGGAGCCTCCGCAAGCATCTCGTTGGTCAGATGATGCACCGCCATCGCCGCCGGCGGCACCTTTTTCGGGGGCTGGACCAAGTCGTACAGCGTCTCGTACCTGCCCTCTTCTTCGAGGATCATCCCCACGGAACAGATGCGGTCTTTTTTTTCGAGACCGGTCGTCTCCACGTCAAGGTAACAGAGCATCAGAACCGTTGCAGGAGCGTATGGTAGTGTTCAAGGGTCCGGAAACTCTTCTCAAAGCGCCAGCGCAGCACGAAGGCGACAACGGCATCGCGCTGGGAAGATTCGAGCTTTTCGGCGCGCCCGAAATAGGCCAGCGAACTGTTCTTGTTCCTGACTTTCGCCTCGCGGTCGTAGGTGATGGCGATGATCTGGACATATTTGCCCTCATGTGGCGTCCCCAGCGTATCGTCGGCAAGGGAGATCCCGGCGAGGTTCATCGCTTTGAATTCGAAAAGATCCGCGAATTCGGGCACCTTTTCATCGACGCCGAGAGCGTGGTAGAGGGATTCGAGCGCAGCCATGTTCTCCTTGCGTGCGACTTCGTAGCTTGAAATCTTTGCCGTAAGGTTTTTCAGACGATCCAGTGCCGTTGACACGTCTGCGCTCCTTTCCATTGATACGCTCCGGGAGCAAAAGCCCCCGTACCTACGCTAACGCTTTGTTCCGCCCCGGCGGAGTGCCCGTACCCCAAGGGTACTTCCTCCGGGCGCGCGCCTTTGGCGCTATTAGAACGTCACCTTCGCGAGCTATAACATTAAGATGCTCGACACACAAGCCATCTTCTGCATTATCATAGCAGTTTAACCAACCGTGCTTTATAATCAGCAAAAACTTTGGCGCATCGCGCCTGTGAGGTGATATGGATTATTTCAAGATCAACGGACCGAAAACCCTAAACGGCAGCGTCGCCGTCTCCGGCGCCAAGAATGCCGCCCTGCCGCTGATCGCCATGACGATCCTTTCCGAAAAGCCGGTGACCGTCACGAACCTGCCCCACGTCGTCG
Encoded proteins:
- the lgt gene encoding prolipoprotein diacylglyceryl transferase; amino-acid sequence: MEYWNHIYEHFNPVAFSLFGLPVHWYGLMYVLALLAALYGAKWYVRRDRVPVDTLTLDAYFIWVEIGVILGARLGYILFYDPDTAYYLMHPWQIFNPFKNGEFVGIRGMSYHGAVIGFFIASALFSKRHHIHFGLLMDIVAVAVPMGYVFGRIGNFLNQELIGRVTDVPWGIYVHGALRHPSQLYEAVLEGVVVFAIIWLYRKHRRFRGELILLYGFAYGAMRFAAEFWRAPDPQLGFICCGWMTMGQLLSSLMMVAAVLLWPLFYAVGKKRSAR
- a CDS encoding exonuclease domain-containing protein, yielding MLCYLDVETTGLEKKDRICSVGMILEEEGRYETLYDLVQPPKKVPPAAMAVHHLTNEMLAEAPEFDATGAAKRLEVLNTPETVLVGHNLAFDLDMLAKEGITWQGGMIDTLKCVKHLLGGDIEHFSLQYLRYELRLYREEQALADELGIPLSAHHALSDALHTLLLHRYLAAMADNERLMALTTEQALVHKLTFGKYGGKFIEDVARRDPGYLEWMLRSLPDLDEDLRYSIEYYMNEVRG
- the rsmD gene encoding 16S rRNA (guanine(966)-N(2))-methyltransferase RsmD, whose translation is MKPLTKKIVAGKYKGKLLKLPSKTTTRSSKGIVLESYFNTLQFEIMDSVLVELFSGSGSIGLEALSRGAKRIIFMERDRDALKVLRGNIAQTDPAACEVIAGDTFETIAQTLARLKQLGEPAYFFIDPPFSIREGHEDIYDNMLSLIAKLPREAVRLITIEHMSGLELPDAIGSYSLQKRKKFGKTSLSYYL